The Cryptomeria japonica chromosome 6, Sugi_1.0, whole genome shotgun sequence genomic interval ACGTCCATAGAAGGTTGTACTAAGCACGAGAGCAAAAAAAATTCAATCTAGAATGCAAACAACACATAGCACTTTTAATATTTTTGTCTCAAAATCATCCAACCAACATTTCCTCAAACAAATATAGGCTTTTAAACTTTTTTTGGACTAGAAAATAACGGCCATAACAACCCTTTGAATTTCATGACCTTTCAACTTCCAAAAGCTATAAAGTTGCTTAAGCAccttttacaatattttcacaatTGTTTTGCATAATGACTCAAAAATGACCCTACATGAAAAAATTGCATAGGAATGGTCATATCATGAAATTATtacattaaataaacaaaaaaatactaTTAGACCCTCTAGTTGTATTATTGACCAAATTTTGTCTTAGGTACTCCTGCACCATTCACTCGGAGAACAAAAGAACTCATGCTCCTATTGAGATCAACTCTTGAACTAAGGCTCTATGTTGTTTTATGTCCTCTTCTTTCATCCATGTAGCATCTTTATTTGGCAAGTTATGCCACTTAGCCAAGTACAAATTGTAGACTTTCTTTCTAGTCCTCTTCAACGCCCTTGTGTCCAAGATGCATTCCACCTTCATGGGATGACTTGGAGGTAGATCCTTGACCCACTCTTCAGCTTTAATCCCTGTTGCACCTACTTCTTCTCCTACATCCACAAATCCTTTGAAAGGATAGAGGTCAGCTATATTGAAAATTGGTGAGATGGCTACCCCAGGAGGCAACTCAATCTCATAAGCGTTTTGGCCAAACTTGTGGACCGCCTTGCAAGGtccaatcttcttcttcatcaatttgGTGTATTTACCCTTTGGTAACCTTTCCTTCCTCAGATATGCAAACACCAAGTCTCCAACCTTGAATTGGACATCTCTCTTCCTCAAATCTTCATTTTCCTTGTATCTTTCCACACTCTTTTGAAGAGTTTCCTTCACTTGTTGATGTATATCGTGCATAGAAACTACAAAATCCTCTCCTTGGGAACTTATCCTCTCCTTTACTTTTAGGTCTCTCAACTCATAAACACCCCTTGGACTCTTGCCATACACAACTTCAAATGTACTCCTTCTTATACTCTTATTGATTGAATCATTATAAGCATATTTAGCTTGAGGTAGGATGAGACCTCATGACTGTTTGTGCTCCTTAGTGAGGCATCTTAGCAAGTTTTCCAAGAACCTATTGAAAACCTCAATTTTCCCATCTATTTGTTTATGATAGGCTAAACTAAATGTCAAATTGGTTCCCAACTTTTTCCACAAGGTCCACAAAAATGGCCAATAAACATGGaatctctatcagatacaatagTCAAAGGAAGTCCATGAATTCTTacaatttctttgaaaaacaaaccAACTATGTGAGATGCATCATTAGTAGCCCTACAAGGAATGAAATTTGTAATCTTTCTAAATCTACCAACAACAACATAAACACTATCATACCCTCTTTGTGTCTTACGCAAtcccaaaacaaaatccatactgattgaCTCCCATGCGTGGTTAGGTACTGGTAAAggttgatataaacctgcatttgaACTTGttcctttggctctttggcatactcCACAACTCTCCACAAACATCttgatatccaaattcatctttggccaatagtagaacctctTTACCTTCTCCAAGGTCTTATCATACCCAAAATGTCCACCTACACTCCCACAATGCTTCTCTTTGATCAAATTGGCTCTCATGGAGCACGTAAGGACAAACAACTGAGCACCTTTGAATAAAAAATGCAACACTAAATCTGAATACTCATTGTGAAAATTACCTTGAGACTGATTACAAACAACAAAGATCTCTTTGAAGTCGCCATCCTCTTGGTACATCCCCTTCAATGCATCAACTCCTAGACTTTGAAGTTGTATCTCTTGCACTATCATGGCTCTTCTACTCAAAGAATCAACAACCTTATTAGCttttcctttcttgtgcttgatagcAAAGGTGTATGCATGTAAATATTCCACCCATTTCATGTTTCTATGGCTTAACTTCTCTTGGTTGTTCAAAAAATTCAATGCATGGTTGTCAGTAAAAATAACAAATTCTTTGGGTAGGAGATAATGTATCCACTTCTAAAGTGTCTACACCATAGCATAAGGTTCTAAATCAtgggaagaataccttttcttatCTTCAGTAAGTTTTTCACTAAATAATACTATCGGCCTTCCTTCTTGGCTGAATACTGCACCTATGGAAAACccgcttgcatcacattcaatggtaaaCATCTTATTGAAATCAGGTAAGGTAAGAATGGGTTGTTGTACCACCATGGTCTTCAAGATTTCAAAGTTCTTATTTGCCTCCTTAGTCCATTCAAACCTATTCCTCTTATCTCCTTTTCTAGTATCAATAATAGGTGCACACATATGACTGAAATTCTTAATGAACTTTCCATAGAAACTAActaagccatgaaaacttcttacctctcctACTGGTTTAAGAGTTGTTCAACTGACTAAATCATCTATCTTTGTGGGATCCATCTTCAAATTACCCTTGGAGATCACAAAACCGAGATAAACAAGATCCTCcttcatgaattcacactttttaagatttatcatcaacttctcctcatgcaatctTATCAAGACCATTTCAAGGTGTTGCAAATGTTCTTCCTTTGTCCTACTGAACACAAGGATGTCATATAAACACACTAatacaaattttcctatgaaagcCTTCagcacctcattcatgagtctcatgaatgtacttgggacATTAGATATCCCAAAAGGCATTACTTTCCATTCATACAAAgcctcattggttttaaatgttgtcttccattcatcccatTCTCTAATCCTAATTGATagtagccactcttgaggtctatctttgagaaataaTTGGCCCCTCCaagacaatccatcaagtcttcaatcctAGGAATGGGAAATCGGTACCTTATGGTGATATTGTTGATTACCCTTGAATCAGTGCACAGTCTCCATCCCCCATCTTTTTAGGTGCTAAGATGGTAGGGATAGCACACAGACTCCAACTTTCACTTATAAGGCCCTTGTCCAACAATTATCAGATTTGCTTATCTATCTCTTCATTTTGTTTAGGTGTCATCTTGTAGGCAGGTTTATTACGCAAAGTTGCACCGGGTATGAGGTCTATGTGGTGGCTCACACTCCTTATTCAAGGTAGAGCATTGGGAATATTGTCATCCACTATGTCTTGATACCTATCCAACATATCTTGCACCTCCTTAGGCACATCATCCATGTATATTGTTGTTAGGACTGACTGTGGTTTTATTAGGACAAAATATCCTTGTCCTCTTTCTTGTTTCATTGTCCTCAAGAACTCCTTCTCCCCAACCACCATGACACTAGATCCAATCTTTGTATCCTTACCTTCCTCTTGAAGTAGAGTCAATGTGAATGAAATCCCATTGTGCTCTATCATATAGGTGTTCTTGTAGCCATCATGCTTGGCCTTCTTGGCATGTTGTCAAGGCCTACCTAGAAGTGCGTACTATACATccatagggatgatgtcacatagTATCTTGTCCTTGTAACCTCCTATGTTGAActccacccatgctttctcatttaCCAGTACCTGTTGTCCCGTAGTCAACCATGACACCTTGTATGGAGTGGGGTTAGGAATCCTTTTCAAATCCAATTTCTCTAACATTTCCAAAGACACTAAGTTATCAGTTGAACATGAACCAATGACCACTTTACATACCTTCCCATGTGATTTGCAAGTAGTTctaaacaattattttctttgTGGAGGCTCTTAGACTTTTGGTGCATTTATCAATGATCTTCTTAGCATCAAAGACTCACCTATCTTAGGGGCAACATGCTGAGAAGATGAATTAACACTTTCATTGTCTTCTTCTTTTACAAGTTGAATCCTTATTTCACCACCTTGGGAGCTTGACCCTTGCTTATTCGAGCACCTCCATGCAGGATGTCCAAACTGATTACAATTAAAACACTTATCCGAGAAGGTGTTAGACACTCTCCCTTGACCTCCAAACCTTCCTCTTTCATTAGGAATTCTTCCTCTAAAGTTGCCTTTGCTGCTTGACTCACCTTTTtgttcttgttggcttcttgcttcATCTTGTGACTTGGAGGACTATTCTCTTTCCCCAAAAGAGCCTCTAACTCTAAAAATTTTATTCTTTCCTCTCACTTTCTTGTCTTGCTTCCTCCTAAACTTATCTGCAACCTTTCTAGCTAACTTGTAACATTCCTCTACTATTTTGGGGGTGGTAAGActaagttcatcttgaatgttaTACCTCATCCCATTGAGGTATCTTGCCACCATctcttcctcatcttcttcatgcTTAGTTCTTATTCTCAGCTTGTAGAACTACTCGATGTAGGCTTGAACATCTAGCTTCTTTTGCTTTAAGTTTTGTAGCCTCTTGAACATCTGAATGTTGTAATCACTAGGAAAGAATTTGCATTTCAGTTTTGCTACCATTCTATCCCAATAAGTTATCTTGGGCTTCCCCTTCTTTCTTATTTCAATTTGTACAAACTCCCACTGAAGCAATGCATGTCCCTTTAATTTTGACTTTACTATCTTCACCTTTTGGTATTCTTGTATATCCTCACAATCAAAATGATTTCCCATGGCCCCTATCCAATCTAGGAGCTCTTCTCCATCCAAATTACCCCAATACATGGGAAAGTCTACCTTGGTCTTATTACCTTCACTCTTGACCACTTTCAAAAGCTTAGCCATCCTTTCTTCTTTAGAGTCCACTTTCTCCTCGGCCTCTTCTTGGGAATTTTCTTCTTCCCCTTGGCCACTGACATCCCCTGTGACATCATCCCTTCTTTGGTTGGCTTCCAAGGCTTCTATTCTAGCAGCCATTCTTTCTTCTAATTCTCTTAACTCCCAAGCATGCTTCTCCTTGTGCTCCTAACCTCTCTTGCAATGGTATTTTTTGGGGGCATCTTGTCTTTATCTTGTCACAACCAACTTTTCCTTCAATCAAATTCTCTCTTCCCTATCAGAACCTactact includes:
- the LOC131074783 gene encoding uncharacterized protein LOC131074783; this encodes MHDIHQQVKETLQKSVERYKENEDLRKRDVQFKVGDLVFAYLRKERLPKGKYTKLMKKKIGPCKAVHKFGQNAYEIELPPGVAISPIFNIADLYPFKGFVDVGEEVGATGIKAEEWVKDLPPSHPMKVECILDTRALKRTRKKVYNLYLAKWHNLPNKDATWMKEEDIKQHRALVQELISIGA